GACTGGTTATGACGCCATGCGCGAGTTCGACGGTGTCTTCATCTCCCGCGAGTCCGAGGACGCGCTAAGCATGCTCGCCCTTCAGCAGTCCGGTTCGACATGGGACGAAGCTGCCATAGAGGCTGCGGAACACCAGCTCAAGCGCGATGTGGCATCCTCCGAGCTCGGTGCGGAGATCCGCAGGCTCACCCGTGCGATCCGCCGGGACAACTTCTCCACGGCCGGCCACACCGTCTCTGACGACGACCTAACGACGACGGTCATCGAGCTGGTGGCCGCGATCCCCGTCTACCGCGCAGATTACATCTCCCTGTCGCGCATCACCTCCTCTGTGGTGGCAGAGATGGCGCGCCGCTTCCCATCGCGCCGCGACGCCCTCGACCTCATCACTGCGGCGCTGCTGGCCAACAGCGAGGCCAAAACGCGCTTCGCGCAGGTCTGCGGCGCGGTGATGGCGAAGGGCGTAGAAGATACTCTGTTTTACCGCGCGTGCAGGCTCGTCGCGCTTCAGGAAGTCGGCGGCGCCCCCGGACGCTTCGGAGTCTCGGCCGCGGAGTTCCACCTCCTGCAGCAGGAGCGCGCGACCCTGTGGCCCCACGCGATGACATCGCTGACCACCCACGACACCAAACGCACGGAAGACACCCGCGCCCGCATTATCGGGATCACTGAGACAGCGAGCGACTTCGCGGAACTCGTCCGCCAGGTTAACGCGATCGTGCCCCCGCCGGATTCCGCCACCGGGCACTTCCTCATCCAGAACATTGTGGGCGTGTGGCCGCACGACGGCGAGATCACGGAGTCCCTTCGCGAACGCCTGCACGACTACGCGATCAAGGCCGTGCGGGAAGCGGGCGTGAAAACGAGCTGGTTCGACCACGACCCGGGATTCGAGCAGGCTATCACCGACTGGATCGACGCCCTGTTGTTCGGCCCGGTTACTTCGGCGCTCACCTCGTTCGCCGGTCGCCTGCACAATGGCGCGATCCAGGTTTCCCTCGGCCGCAAAATGCTCCAACTTGTCGGCCCCGGCATTCCCGACACCTACCAGGGCCAGGAATACTTCGACCTGTCGCTAGTGGACCCAGACAACCGGCGTTTCGTGGACTACACCCGTCGCGCGCAGACTCTCGAGCAGTACCTCGATTTCAAGTCCGGCACCGACCGCTCGCTGGCAGCGTATCTCGCGCTGGGCACGGAGAACAGCGCCGACGAGAGCGCTGAAGCCCAGGACATCCCCGGCCCATCGCTGTACCCCCACCTGCCGCGCATTATTGACCGCGCCAAGCAGGCCGTTGTGCGGGAGGCGCTCATGCTCCGGCGCGAGTACCCGGACGTTTTCCTCTCCGGCGAGCACCAGCCCGTCTTCGGCGTGGGCGAGGCCGAGTGGCACCTTGTCGGCATCGCGCGCGGCGACGGGGACGTCCACGGTGCGGCTGGGCTATCCGTCATAGCGCTCGCGACCCGCAGGCCACTACTTCTGGAGCGAAACGGCGGCTGGGGCAACACCACCGTCACCCTTCCGCGGGGCACGTGGGTGGACCGCATGTCAGGCCGTACCTACGAGGGCACCGTGCCTGTCGCAGACGTGTTGGGGGTCCTGCCCACCGCGTTGCTCGTCTCTTCTCGGCTCATCAACTCCGTCGCCTTGTAGGGGTAGCCTTGACCCCCGTGAGAAAGGACACGATCGCGCGACTCGGTTCGACCTACCACGCATGGGTCAATGCGCACCCGGACGCGGCAACGTCGTTTCAGCAGGCTCTGGTCGAGCTGCTCGGCGACGCCGGTGTCAACTTCGATCGCGTCGACGTGCGCATCAAATCGTGGCCGTCGCTCAAAGCGAAGGCCCGCAAGCAACGCGACGGCGAGCCGGTCTACCCCGACCCGTGGACAGACATCCGCGATGTTGTCGGGGCGAGGATTACGGTGCTGCACTCCACCGAGATCCCAGCAGTGCTGACGCTGTTGGCGGACGAGTTCGAGGTTCTGCGCAGTGTCGATAAGGCTCAGGAGACCCGGGTGGCAGGCGGGTTCGGGTACGGCTCCCACCACGTCGTGTTGCGCGTGACAGAAAAGTCGGAAAACCTCGAGTCACACGTAGGCACCCAATTCGAGGTGCAAATCCGTACTGTGCTGCAGCACGCGTGGGCGGAGTTCGAGCACGACATCCGCTACAAGCGCTCCGGCGAGGCCCCCGATCCCCAGATCGATCGCGCCTTCACCCTCGCGGCCGGGCTCATCGAGCTCGCGGATCAGCAGTTCGACCAGATCGCCAGCATCAACAACCCGCAGCACACCGTGGACACGGCTGTCGACGCCGAGCTCGCCCCCGAAACCCTGCCGGGTGTGCTCACGGTTTTGCTCGGCAGCCGATTCCCCCTGTCACGCCCGGGCGACTACCGCTTCCTCATGGAACTTCTGCGGGCGCATGACATTGAGGCCGTCTCCTCGCTCGCGGAGCTGGTCAACTCTGCTGACTTGGAAGCGGTGGAGAACGTGATGAATTACGCTTTCGTGCCCGGCCAGGTCCGCATTATCGACGACATCCTGCTCAACCGCTTCGGCACCGAGCACATCGAGCGCACCGCCGAGGCGGGCAACCGTCCCAAGCTGCGCCGCTCCCGCCTGGGGACCAGGCTCACAGCGCTGCGGGCGGGCGGGGACTGAAGCACCGGATTAGAACCCGCGCAGCCGGTCGATGGCGCGGCGGTCCTTTTTCGTGGGACGGCCGGCACCACGGTCGCGCACCGGTAGGGTGGCAAAGATGTCGCGCGGTGGCGGCGGCGGGGATTTG
This window of the Corynebacterium qintianiae genome carries:
- the treY gene encoding malto-oligosyltrehalose synthase, which translates into the protein MRRPITSTYRLQLRGPHADPTGRQFGFAEAAEQIPYLRSLGVSHLYLSPIFTAVKESNHNYDVTDPTVVNPELGGIDGLRELSAAAHEAGLGIVLDIVPNHLGVETPRLNRWWWDVLKLGRASEYESYFDIDWHEDNGADGRLGLPVLGAEGDEGKFELVHLPEVGEDVLKYYDKYFPLDPESYSSLDDDPVDVYSRQHYRLMFWRDGVISYRRFFSVNGLAGIRQEDPLVFEQTHRILRQLIAEDLIDGIRVDHPDGLADPFDYLTRLRDLIGDDRWLVVEKILGVNEPLDPRLAVDGTTGYDAMREFDGVFISRESEDALSMLALQQSGSTWDEAAIEAAEHQLKRDVASSELGAEIRRLTRAIRRDNFSTAGHTVSDDDLTTTVIELVAAIPVYRADYISLSRITSSVVAEMARRFPSRRDALDLITAALLANSEAKTRFAQVCGAVMAKGVEDTLFYRACRLVALQEVGGAPGRFGVSAAEFHLLQQERATLWPHAMTSLTTHDTKRTEDTRARIIGITETASDFAELVRQVNAIVPPPDSATGHFLIQNIVGVWPHDGEITESLRERLHDYAIKAVREAGVKTSWFDHDPGFEQAITDWIDALLFGPVTSALTSFAGRLHNGAIQVSLGRKMLQLVGPGIPDTYQGQEYFDLSLVDPDNRRFVDYTRRAQTLEQYLDFKSGTDRSLAAYLALGTENSADESAEAQDIPGPSLYPHLPRIIDRAKQAVVREALMLRREYPDVFLSGEHQPVFGVGEAEWHLVGIARGDGDVHGAAGLSVIALATRRPLLLERNGGWGNTTVTLPRGTWVDRMSGRTYEGTVPVADVLGVLPTALLVSSRLINSVAL
- a CDS encoding GTP pyrophosphokinase; the encoded protein is MRKDTIARLGSTYHAWVNAHPDAATSFQQALVELLGDAGVNFDRVDVRIKSWPSLKAKARKQRDGEPVYPDPWTDIRDVVGARITVLHSTEIPAVLTLLADEFEVLRSVDKAQETRVAGGFGYGSHHVVLRVTEKSENLESHVGTQFEVQIRTVLQHAWAEFEHDIRYKRSGEAPDPQIDRAFTLAAGLIELADQQFDQIASINNPQHTVDTAVDAELAPETLPGVLTVLLGSRFPLSRPGDYRFLMELLRAHDIEAVSSLAELVNSADLEAVENVMNYAFVPGQVRIIDDILLNRFGTEHIERTAEAGNRPKLRRSRLGTRLTALRAGGD